From Vitis vinifera cultivar Pinot Noir 40024 chromosome 3, ASM3070453v1, the proteins below share one genomic window:
- the LOC100248064 gene encoding transcription factor bHLH18 produces the protein MEISPLRGLSEVGMEDPTFIHPWQTNFLEELTVLPMEAAFGEHLYQAFSHHQSFNLKPSMEINSHVGLDRPLKLLKPNSWNPSNTNDMDMPHPLVPSSPNVFSFVNSNYTNQVPVVKPKEEAVSSKSSATFPSDGLVSQGLFENQNYVFKASQGAKRISTTTARHSQTQDHIIAERKRREKLSQRFIALSAIVPGLKKMDKASVLGDAIKYLKQLQERVKTLEEQTRKKTTESVVFVKKSQVFLDGDNSSSDEDFSGSPLDEPLPEIEARFSDKSVLIRIHCEKRKGVVEKLVAEVEGLHLTVINSSVMTFGNSALDVTIIAEMEVEFSMTVKDLVKKLHAGLK, from the exons ATGGAGATCTCACCTCTGAGAGGATTATCTGAAGTG GGAATGGAGGATCCGACTTTTATTCATCCATGGCAGACGAACTTTCTTGAGGAGCTCACTGTACTGCCAATGGAAGCTGCATTTGGAGAGCATCTGTATCAGGCTTTCAGTCATCACCAGTCCTTCAACCTCAAGCCTTCAATGGAGATCAATTCCCATGTTGGTTTGGATAGGCCTCTGAAACTACTCAAACCCAATAGCTGGAACCCCTCCAATACTAATGATATGGATATGCCACACCCACTTGTTCCTTCTTCTCCCAATGTTTTCTCCTTTGTCAATTCCAACTACACGAATCAAGTACCTGTTGTGAAGCCTAAGGAGGAGGCAGTGTCTTCCAAAAGCAGTGCCACTTTCCCTTCTGATGGTTTGGTCTCTCAAGGCTTGTTTGAGAACCAAAACTATGTGTTTAAAGCCAGCCAAGGAGCTAAAAGAATCAGCACCACCACTGCTAGGCATTCTCAGACTCAAGATCATATAATAGCAGAAAGGAAGCGTCGAGAGAAGCTCAGTCAGCGCTTCATAGCTTTATCAGCCATTGTTCCTGGCCTAAAGAAG ATGGATAAGGCTTCTGTTCTTGGGGATGCTATCAAGTACTTGAAACAACTGCAGGAGCGAGTTAAGACACTGGAGGAGCAAACAAGGAAGAAAACAACGGAATCCGTGGTCTTCGTGAAGAAATCCCAAGTCTTTCTTGATGGAGATAACTCTTCCTCTGACGAGGATTTCTCCGGCAGCCCCTTAGACGAGCCACTACCAGAAATTGAAGCGAGGTTCTCAGACAAAAGTGTCCTTATCCGAATCCActgtgagaaaaggaaaggagTTGTGGAGAAACTAGTAGCTGAAGTTGAGGGCCTCCATCTCACAGTCATCAATAGCAGTGTCATGACATTTGGGAACTCAGCTCTGGATGTCACCATTATCGCTGAG ATGGAAGTGGAATTCAGCATGACAGTGAAGGACCTTGTGAAGAAACTACATGCAGGGCTCAAATAG